In the genome of Candidatus Neomarinimicrobiota bacterium, one region contains:
- a CDS encoding aminopeptidase P N-terminal domain-containing protein: MINKNIYEVRRERLMQSLGNGVAILKGAPAQTRTNDTEYPYRQDSDLFYFTGYAEPGAACIIDPNNSDQQFTLFVLPPDPEKEVWTGWRLSFEETMEQYGADQTLDIAEFSEYALKAMKSASKVFTNLNHEKEHQYKMLDQLRQVRGEIQRSGGGPESLESIGSISHEMRLFKDIHEIELMQKAADISKEAHVKAMQVCVPGLHEYQLQAVMESHFVFEGGSGPAYTSIVGSGDNATVLHYIKNQDVIKDGDLILIDAAAEYQMYASDITRTFPANGKYSDAQKAIYEVVLKAQNAVIEAAKPGVTFQELHDLDLKLLVEGMVEIGLLEGSVDEIIETGSYQVYFMHKTGHWLGLDVHDMGKYMVDNKSRVLEPGMVFTVEPGIYVNSKTSAPEKYRGIGIRIEDNILITEKGNRNLTGAVPKEIADIEAIMAQAK; the protein is encoded by the coding sequence ATGATTAATAAAAATATTTATGAAGTTCGCCGGGAAAGACTGATGCAATCCTTGGGAAATGGAGTGGCCATTTTAAAGGGGGCACCAGCACAAACCCGGACCAATGACACGGAATACCCCTATCGTCAGGATTCAGATTTATTTTATTTCACAGGTTATGCTGAACCCGGCGCTGCCTGCATTATTGATCCGAATAACTCTGATCAACAATTCACCCTGTTCGTGCTTCCCCCGGATCCTGAAAAAGAGGTCTGGACCGGCTGGCGGTTAAGTTTTGAGGAAACCATGGAACAATATGGAGCTGACCAGACCCTGGATATTGCAGAATTTAGTGAATACGCATTAAAAGCCATGAAATCAGCTTCAAAAGTTTTCACCAATCTCAACCACGAGAAAGAGCATCAATACAAGATGCTGGATCAGTTGCGTCAAGTTCGTGGCGAAATTCAGCGAAGTGGTGGTGGTCCTGAAAGTCTCGAGTCCATCGGATCCATCAGTCATGAAATGCGACTATTCAAGGATATACATGAGATTGAGCTCATGCAGAAAGCTGCCGATATCTCAAAGGAAGCCCATGTCAAAGCAATGCAAGTCTGTGTTCCCGGTTTGCATGAATACCAGCTTCAGGCAGTGATGGAGAGTCATTTTGTCTTTGAGGGTGGCTCCGGCCCAGCCTATACATCCATCGTTGGGAGTGGTGATAATGCTACAGTACTGCACTATATCAAGAATCAGGATGTGATCAAGGATGGTGACTTGATCCTGATTGACGCAGCAGCTGAATACCAAATGTATGCTTCAGATATCACCAGAACCTTTCCAGCTAATGGGAAATATTCAGATGCTCAGAAGGCTATCTATGAAGTGGTTCTGAAAGCCCAGAACGCTGTGATCGAAGCAGCAAAACCTGGGGTTACTTTCCAGGAACTCCATGATCTTGATCTAAAACTCCTGGTAGAGGGGATGGTGGAGATCGGCTTGCTGGAAGGTTCAGTTGACGAGATCATTGAGACAGGAAGCTATCAGGTTTACTTCATGCATAAAACAGGTCATTGGCTTGGTTTGGATGTTCATGATATGGGGAAGTATATGGTGGACAATAAATCCAGAGTTCTGGAACCAGGGATGGTTTTTACAGTTGAACCTGGGATCTATGTGAATTCTAAAACGTCTGCTCCTGAAAAATACCGCGGCATTGGCATTAGAATTGAGGACAATATTTTGATCACTGAAAAGGGGAACCGAAACCTGACCGGGGCTGTTCCAAAAGAGATAGCTGATATTGAAGCCATAATGGCACAAGCAAAATAG